From Chloroflexota bacterium:
ACGTGATCGTCTCGGGGAACGGCGGCGAGCTGTCGGTCTTCCGCCACAGCGGCTCCGGCGGCACGGGCACCGCGACCCCCACCTCGCCGGTCTCGTCTACCGCCACCCCGACAGCCACCGTCACCGCGCCCGTTGCCACCGCTACCGCGACGCGCACGCCGACCGCGACGGCCACGGCCACCGGGCCCACTGCCACGGCGACCCGCACCCCGACGGCGACCCGCACCCCGACGGCGACCCGTACCCCGACGGCCACCAACACGCCCCAGCCCACCACGCCAACGGCGACGCGCACCCCGACGCGCACGCCAACGGCCACGCCCACCGCCACCCCTGACGCGGGTGGGTCGCTGATCGTTGACAGCTCCAGCGCCCAGATCACGTTCACGGGCTGGTGGCCGACCCAGAACGACACGGCGGCCATCGGCGGCTCGGAGCGCGTCGGCGAGTTCGGCGGCTCGAGCGCCGAGCTCACGTTCACCGGCACATCGATCACCCTGGTCTACCGCCAGGACACGAATCGCGGGCAGGCCCAGGTCAGCATCGACAACCTGGCAGTCGGCCTGATCGATCAGTACGGGACAGCGCAGGCCCAGAAAACCGTCACCTACTCGGTCTCGGCCGGCACCCACACGGTTCGGGTTGTCGTCAGCCGTGCCAAACAGGCCGCCTCGTCCAACTACTTCGTCGGCATCGACGCGTTCGCGATCGGGTCGACGGCCTCAGCGCCGCAGAACCGAATCCGCCTGACCACGCAGGCCGGCGCGCCAGGACAGTTGCTCGTCACGGTCAGCACGCAGGCCGCCTGCGGCGGTCTCACCCGGATCGACTTCGGCGGGGCTGGCGGCGCTGGCGTGGTCGGGTCGGTGCGGTTTGACATCAGCGGCGGCCCGACGAACCTCGCACCGGGTCAGTCCTATGTACCGCCGGCCGGCGCGCTCCAGGTTTCATTTGTGTTGCGGCGGCTGAGTCCGGGGGCGGTGACGGTGCCGCTGACCATCTCCGACGCCTGTGGCAGCTGGAAGACGTTCGTCGGTGGCGGGGCGTCGGCGTTCTAGTGGCCTGTCAGTCATGAACGACCGAGTTGGACCTCTGCCGCCGCCTCACCGTCATCCCGAGCGACGTGAGGCTGCTCCCTCCCCCGTCATCCCGAGCGGAGTGAGCGTGCGAACGAAGTCGAGGGATCTTCCTCACGCTACAGAAGGAGAAGATCCCTTCACTCCGCTCGTTCCTCGCCGCGGTCGGGATGACGGCGGGGAGGTGGTATGTCGCCGCGGTCGGGATGACGAGAGGGGTGTGCTCGTAGCTCGCGTAGCTTGCCCTGAGCGTGCCGAATGGGGTCGGGATGACGACCGGTACTGAGCGACCCTGCGATTGACGCCAGACGAGCCACTAGCTGCGCGCAGACGGCACGATCCGGGGCGGCAGCGGGAACGAGATGTGCTCTATAGCGGGCGGTTACCAGTCGAATGTCACAATACTGACGGTGTCATGACTCACCAGCATCGGCGCTCAGTAACGCAGGCTTCGGGGCGCCGCACCGGCCGTTTCCGTGCTCGCTAACACCAAACGGTCGTCCACCTGGCTCCGGACGCCGCTCTCACCAGAGCAGCGGTTCTTGCTGGAGTGCGTCCGGCGCAGTTGCGGTGTGGAGGCTCGTCCGCTGCCGGCCGTGCAGCAGTGGACCCTGCTCATCCAGTGCGCGACCACCCAGACCGTGTTGCCGGCGCTCGACGCCGTCCTCCAGGATGAGCAACAGGTTGCCCCAGACGACGTGCGCCGCCTGGTGCATCTCGGGGCGGCCCTCGCCGTGGAGCAGCGGCTGCGCGTTCAGGATCCAGGTGTCCGCCTGACGCTCCAAACCCTGGTTGACGCGGGCTGTGATCCCGTCGTCCTCAAGGGCGCCGCCCTGGCCTACACCCGCTACCCGAATCCGGCCTCGCGCCTCTTCTCCGATGTTGACGTGCTGCTGCCGGAGCACCAGATCGGCAGGGCGGCAACGTGCCTGGCGCAGGCGGGCTATACGTTGGTCCCGGGGCCGGCGCTTCCTGCTGCTCATCAGCACCTGCCGCCGCTCCAGCCGCCCGACCACTCGATTGCCGTCGAGCTGCATCGTGGGCTGGTCGAGGACACCGCTCCGTACCGCGTAGAGATCGGTGCGATGCTCCAGCGCGCCCGCCCGGTGAGCATCCTCGGCGTCCCGGTCCGCGAGCTCGATCCGGTCGACGCGCTGATCCACGTGAGCGTGCATCTCTCCTACGGGCATCGCTACACGCGCATGCCCATCCGCTCGCTCGCCGATATCCTGGCCCTCACCAGCCACGATCGCATCGACTGGCCCGAACTGGTCTCGCGGGCGCGAGCGGCGCACGTCAGTGGCGCGGTGATCTGGCCGCTGGCCCTGGCGCGCGGCTGGCTCGGCGCGCCGGTCCCGCACGCGGTGCTGGCGCAGCTCGCACCGCCGCGCCCCCTCACCAGGGTGTTGACAGCCCTCTTGCGGACCGGTTCGATCCTTGACCCCTCGCTCGTGCCAGACGACGGCAGCCGTGTCCTGCACGATACGGCCGTCGAGCTGTCGCTGGTCAGCGGCTGCTCGGCACGCACGCAACTCGCCACCCTCGCGCAACGGCTGCTGCCGGGGCCACACCGCGTGACCCATCTCCAGCCCGTCGAACAGACATCCCCAACGGCGTATCTTCGCGCGATGTTGCGACCGGAACGTCTTTCAAGGGGCGTGCGAGCAGCGCTCGACACGGTGCGCGCAACACGCGAGCGACTGCGCTGACGGCGCCGCGCTGGCGACTGGCGTTGTGACGGGCAGTTTTCTAACAGTCTTGTGAAAAGTCACCGAAAATCACCCATTTTGCCACCTTGAGTTGTGCATGACTACGACGAGCGCGCTAGACTTGAAGGGTAAATCACGAACTCTGAGTAGCGGGGAAACTGATCATGAGTTCAGACCAGCCGGCATCGACGGATCACTCGGGCGGTTCGGCGGACAACGCCGCCAGGCCGGAGGGCAAGTCCAGGCGAGGCCGTCGAGCCGTCCTGAAGGGGACGCTCGCAGCGACGGGCGGCCTCCTTGCCGCGAGCTACGTTCAGCCTGAGTTGCGGACATTCGGCAGCGCCACCGCCCATGCTGTTGGGTCGATCGACCGCTCCCATGGCCGGGTCGCACCGATCCAGCAAGAGCATGCCCCAGACAAGCCGCGACGCCGCGCCGATGTGCCAGGGCTTCCGCTGCCCCCTCGCGGCCACTAGTTCGGCCGGGGTGCTCGTCGCCCCGCCAGCCATGAGATTCTCGCGCGCCGGTGCGTTGACGCGCCGATGCCGCCTGGATGTCCCCCCCGCGGGACGCAACGGACACGGAGACGCGAACGCCCGCGCATGCTCGATCCACGACGACGCTCCGAGATCGAGACGGCGACGCTCGATGACCACGTCATCCTGATCGACGTCACGTCCGGCGCATATCACACCCTC
This genomic window contains:
- a CDS encoding nucleotidyltransferase family protein, which produces MLANTKRSSTWLRTPLSPEQRFLLECVRRSCGVEARPLPAVQQWTLLIQCATTQTVLPALDAVLQDEQQVAPDDVRRLVHLGAALAVEQRLRVQDPGVRLTLQTLVDAGCDPVVLKGAALAYTRYPNPASRLFSDVDVLLPEHQIGRAATCLAQAGYTLVPGPALPAAHQHLPPLQPPDHSIAVELHRGLVEDTAPYRVEIGAMLQRARPVSILGVPVRELDPVDALIHVSVHLSYGHRYTRMPIRSLADILALTSHDRIDWPELVSRARAAHVSGAVIWPLALARGWLGAPVPHAVLAQLAPPRPLTRVLTALLRTGSILDPSLVPDDGSRVLHDTAVELSLVSGCSARTQLATLAQRLLPGPHRVTHLQPVEQTSPTAYLRAMLRPERLSRGVRAALDTVRATRERLR